A genomic segment from Cytophagia bacterium CHB2 encodes:
- a CDS encoding cytidylate kinase-like family protein: protein MLLEDTMSKILRDIPIEKQITKHMQRWEMTRAEWARQTRVAQQPLPGKFGPYITISREYGSGGTELSHLLAEKFGWRVFDREIIEAIAGRTHAREELVARFDE, encoded by the coding sequence ATGCTTCTGGAGGATACCATGAGTAAAATTCTTCGAGACATTCCGATTGAAAAGCAAATCACCAAGCACATGCAACGTTGGGAAATGACACGCGCCGAGTGGGCGCGGCAAACGCGGGTCGCGCAGCAGCCGCTGCCGGGGAAATTCGGGCCGTACATTACCATCTCGCGCGAGTACGGCAGCGGCGGCACGGAACTTTCACACCTTCTCGCGGAGAAATTCGGCTGGCGCGTGTTTGATCGTGAAATCATCGAAGCGATTGCCGGCCGCACGCATGCCCGTGAAGAGCTGGTGGCGCGTTTCGATGAGCA